From the Sebastes fasciatus isolate fSebFas1 chromosome 3, fSebFas1.pri, whole genome shotgun sequence genome, one window contains:
- the LOC141765324 gene encoding E3 ubiquitin-protein ligase TRIM21-like, with the protein MTAASNLQSGDQFLCSICLDVFTDPVSIPCGHNFCKNCITEHWNTSDRCLCPICKEAFTIRPDLRVNTFISEMVVQFRQSAQQKTTSSSSEQQVSKPGEVPCDVCTGTKLKALKSCLVCLASYCETHLEPHLTMSGLKRHQLIDPVENLEGTMCTKHDKPLELFCKTDQTCVCMLCHVLDHKMHDVVPLKEEYEGKKAELGKTEAEIQQMIQKRRLKIQEIKHSVDLSEEDADREIAEGVQVFTALKESVERGQANLIDTIKEKQKTTEKQAEAFIKELEQEISELTKRRTEVEQLSRSEDQLHLLQSVQSLKAAPPTKDWTEVSVRPSYEWTVGRAVAQLEETVSKEMKKLLEDELKRVQQYAVDVTLDPDTAHPELILSDDGKQVNDSDVRKNLPDNPERFSGGACVLGKQSLSSGRSYFEVQVKGKTDWDLGVARESINRKGVITLSPQNGYWTIWLRNGNEYKALAGPSVSLSLKSQPQKVGVFVDYEKGLVSFYDVDAAALIYSFTGCCFTEKLFPYFSPYVTKGGKNSAPLIISPVGVN; encoded by the coding sequence ATGACTGCTGCCAGCAATCTGCAATCTGgagatcagtttctgtgctccatctgtctggatgtgttcactgatccagtcagtataccatgtggacacaacttctgcaaaaactgcatcACTGAACACTGGAATACTAGTGACAGGTGCCTGTGTCCCATATGTAAAGAGGCTTTTACCATAAGACCTGATTTGAGGGTCAACAccttcatctctgagatggttgttcagttcagacagtcagctcaacagaaaaccaccagcagcagctcagagcaacaagtgtccaaaccaggagaagttccctgtgacgtctgcactggaaccaaactgaaggccctgaagtcctgcctggtgtgtctggcctcctactgtgagactcacctggagcctcatctgacaATGTCAGgcctgaaaagacatcagctgatcgaccctgtggagaacctggaaggcacgatgtgtacgaagcacgataaacctctggagctgttctgtaagaccgaccagacatgtgtctgcatgctctgcCATGTTCTAGACCACAAGATGCATGATGttgttcctctgaaagaagaatatgaaggaaagaaggccgagctggggaagacagaggctgaaatccagcagatgatccagaagagacgactgaagattcaggagatcaaacactcagtcgacctcagtgaggaagatgcagacagagagatagcagaaggtgttcaggtcttcactgctctgaaggagtctgttgagAGAGGCCAGGCCAATCTCATCGACacgatcaaagagaagcagaaaacaacagaaaaacaggccgaagctttcatcaaagagctggaacaggaaatctctgagctgacgaagagaaggactgaagtggagcagctctcacgctctgaagaccaactccatcttctccagagtgtccagtccctgaaagctgctccacccacCAAGGACTGGACAGAGGTCAGCGTCCGTCCATCATATGAGTGGACTGTGGGGAGAGCTGtggctcagctggaggagacagtcagtaaagagatgaagaagctgcTTGAAGATGAGCTGAAGAGGGTCCAGCAGTATGCAGTGGATGTGACTCTTGATCCTGATACAGCTCATCCtgaactcatcctgtctgatgatgggAAACAAGTGAATGATAGTGATGTGAGgaagaatctcccagacaacccaGAGAGATTTTCTGGTGGTGCTTGTGTTTTAGGAAAGCAGAGTCTCTCTTCAGGCAGATCTTACTTTGAGGTTCAAGTTAAAGGAAAGACTGACTGGGACttaggagtggccagagagtcgatcaacaggaagggagTCATCACACTTAGCCCTCAGAATGGTTACTGGACTATATGGTTGAGAAATGGAAATGAGTACAAAGCTCTTGCTGGCCCTtcagtcagtctctctctgaagtctcagcctcagaaggtgggggtgtttgtggattatgagaagggtctggtctccttttatgacgtagatgctgcagctcttatctactcctttactggctgctgctttactgagaaactcttcccataCTTCAGTCCTTATGTTACTAAAGGTggtaaaaactctgcccctctgatcatctctcctgttGGAGTAAATTAA